In Oryza brachyantha chromosome 2, ObraRS2, whole genome shotgun sequence, a single window of DNA contains:
- the LOC102710373 gene encoding thylakoid lumenal protein TL20.3, chloroplastic, with translation MALPTTSPLAAAAARPGALPSPPRRRPPRVSCQATQGGSRGGNSSSTSPPAAPRWRAAVSAALAAAIVSAMPAYADLNKFEAEQRGEFGIGSAAQFGSADLKKAVHVNENFRRANFTAADMRESNFSGSTFNGAYLEKAVAYRANFTGADLSDTLMDRMVLNEANLTNAVLVRSVLTRSDLGGAIIEGADFSDAVIDLTQKQALCKYANGTNPLTGVSTRKSLGCGNSRRNAYGSPSSPLLSAPPPKLLDRDGFCDEATGMCDAK, from the exons ATGGCTCTCCccaccacctcccctctcgccgcggccgcagcGAGGCCCGGCgcgctcccgtcgccgccccgccgccggcccccgCGCGTCTCCTGCCAGGCGACCCAAGGGGGTTCTCGTGGCGGCAATTCGTCCAGCACCTCGCCGCCAGCGGCGCCGAGGTGGCGTGCCGCTGTTTCCGCAGCcctcgcggcggcgatcgTGTCCGCAATGCCGGCCTACGCGGATCTTAACAAGTTCGAGGCGGAGCAGCGTGGCGAGTTCGGCATTGGCTCCGCCGCGCAGTTTGGGTCGGCCGACCTCAA gaAGGCCGTTCATGTTAATGAGAACTTCAG GCGGGCAAACTTCACAGCGGCTGATATGAGGGAGTCAAATTTCAGTGGTTCCACATTCAATGGTGCCTATCTTGAAAAGGCTGTTGCTTATAGAGCAAATTTCACTG GCGCAGATTTGAGTGATACTTTGATGGACCGCATG GTTCTCAATGAAGCTAACCTTACCAATGCTGTGCTTGTACGGTCAGTCCTTACACGTAGTGATCTTGGTGGAGCAATCATCGAAGGTGCTGACTTCAGTGATGCTGTTATTGACCTAACACAGAAACAG gctttgtgcaaatatgcaaatggAACCAACCCTTTAACAGGGGTCAGCACTCGGAAAAGCCTTGGATGTGGCAATAGTCGCCGAAATGCATATGGGAGcccttcttctcctctttTAAGTGCTCCACCACCCAAACTTCTGGACCGTGATGGTTTCTGTGATGAAGCAACTGGTATGTGTGACGCAAAATAA